Sequence from the Myxocyprinus asiaticus isolate MX2 ecotype Aquarium Trade chromosome 44, UBuf_Myxa_2, whole genome shotgun sequence genome:
tggcaGACAACTTGTAAacattaaatagatttttttatcttctattgTAAAATATAATAAGGCACTTTTGTATTGATATCACTGATAGTGATATACACTTTGTGGCTTTCTCCAGTGCAGTGTTcactgcagtgcaacagtcatTCACAATAACACAGTTAGCTCCACCTCAGCCCATTTCTATACCTTATGTTTactcagcataaatgtaatgtaatatagtcTCAATTTAATCCCTCACTCTCTCCTCCAGCGCTCTCAGCTCTCCCTCCACCTGTGCAGGTAGATCAGCCCCAACCTGCTGGGTGAAGTAGGTTCTGAGCTCCTGTGTTTCTTTCTGCCAGAAGGGTTTGGGCAGGTCAAAGAGGGCACCCATATCTATATTCCCATCCAGGCCTTCTGTGTGTATGGCACCATTTTGTGGAATCCAACCAATAATGCTCTTGGAGGCAGCCTCATCTTCGCTGGTTCGGCCACATCGCTTGAAGATCCACTCGAGGACGCGAGCGTTCTCTCCAAACCCTGGCCACAGGAAGGAACCGGTCTTCGGATCTTTTCGGAACCAGTTAACGTGGAAGATCTTAGGGAGCTGGGTCGGTGCTTTCCGTGTCTCCATACTCAACCAGTGGGCCAGGTAGTCGCCAAAGTTGTAGCCGAAGAAAGGACGCATGGCAAAGGGGTCATGCATTATAACTTTACCTAAATAGTATGAGTGAAAAAAATGATATGTTATTAAAGAGTGTCAGTAACTTTCTGATCACAATGTGAGTCACAATTTAAAGTAGCTAAATattatatgtaagggataatatacagtcagcattatcacaaaaaaaacccacaaaaaggAAACTGATGCGGAgtagaggggtcttgtatcaccctgaaggggttcaTTTTGCAGTAAAGACTAATTGCACATTATTACATGCTTATTAACCGCTTATTACATGGTTATCTACCAAATaccctgtaaataaataaatggacaagaaatattgatttgagttgaaattatgttattatgtgagaagaaagagactgtgGAATCTCCAGAAAAATGGAATTCTATCTACGGTTTGCATCAGAGTTTGGATGaacctgttggggtttattttgcgacaaTTACTGTCTGACTGCTtgttatcccacttattacatgactatttcccaaataaataaataaatggacatgtaaTACTGATATgagattaaataattttattagtttacttgtagagatcacagagtGATACAAGAAGTACGAAAGATGACTGGCAATACCCGAATGACCGGTGAAATATCACTctaagaaatattctgggttcaatacaagttaagctcagttgacagcatttgtggcataattttgattaccacaaaaaaattatttcaactcatgtctcctttaaaaaaaaaaaagaagcaaaaatcgaggttacagtgaggcacttacaaaggaagtacatggggccaatatttggagggtttaaaggcagaaatgtgaagcttatagttttttaaaagtacttatactaatttttcttttaaaacttcagtattatttgaggtgtaaagttgtttaaatcagctttttttatggttgttttagggttttaaggtttacggcgttatgttgtcatggcaacaaagttgtaaaactggatataactctacacagaaaaggttagtaagtgattttatcccactaaaatcatgttaacacacatattgtttacatcttgtggctatacttttgaaacagtgagtattttaatgtttacggattggcccccattcacttccattgtaattgaatcactgtaacccagatttttgttatttaaagaaaaggagggacaagttgaaataattttttatggtaatcaacattacgccacaaatgctgctgattgagcttaacttgcattcaACTCAGAATTGTCCTTTAATCCCCAGATGTGCAggcattattcagaaatatcagtgGATGGTGTGATTCACCAATCAGATTCAAGTACTTCAGAGAGCTgggtaataatactgtatataactgaatTTTACATTTATCATATGGGGGATTGAAGGTCAGATTGTACCTTTATGTTCAGCAGCAGCTGTAGATTCAGATCTCATGGAAGCGCCAACAAACACACCATGACGCCAGTTAAATGACTCGTACACCAGAGGCACACCTGGGAAACAGACACAGGTACATTTAGAGaaaatgtaatctgtattatCTTTGACTTTTTTAAAGGATGTAATACATGAATAATACTAATACAAATAACTACTTGAGATAGTGTTAATAATGTGCAAATTGTGCTGAATTTGATTCAGTGACACTGACCCTCAGGTCTTCTACCACCAAATATGATGGCATCGATTGGGACACCCTCATCACCCTCCCAGCATGGGTCTATAATGGGGCACTGGCCAGCTGGGGCGCAAAACCTGGAGTTCGGATGGGCACACAGTGTAGAATCacctgagaaaaaaaagaaagacagacatgtTTATTGCTGTTTATTGAAAATGGAAGCCAACAGATTAAGCACATACCAGCAGGTTCAATCTTATGGTCATTATAAGACCACAAATAGAACTATAATTATGTACAGTGCTATTAAGTAAAAATTTAGTAGGACCAATTGATCTTTTGATTGCAACCAAACCAAACTTCCATCAGCATTTGAAATATTTGTAAGTTGAAAAGGAACAGGTAGATCTCCCTCTAATTCATTACATAAAAAGTGAGACTCTGTTTCTCAAATGAAATCCTCATTAATAttgattgttatttatttttcttgtgaTCTTGATGTAGCAAACATTAGCTCAAGAAAACAATATAGAGAATATGCTTTTATCTACCATACATACCGTACTTCCAGGATTTTCCATGCCAGTCGGTCAGCTTGATCCCAGGTGCAGGTGGTTTCAGACCCTCCCACCATACGCCCCCATCACTGGTCTCTCCCACATTAGTGAACACTGTGTTCCTGGAGATGGTTGCCATGGCATGAGGGTTGGTCTTTAGGGACGTCCCGGGGGCAACTCCAAAGAAACCATTCTCTGGGTTTATAGCTCTAAGCTTACCTGATGTAGATATCCAAAATACACATTCTGtattaaaaacatatatttataacCACAGAAAACAGTCGGTTAAACATTACACCCTCtaatacagtgtttcccaacttttttctgccacggcacactttttacgactaaacaattctacggcacaccactaccCCACACAGgttaaccatcgtcaatatttttccttttcaagaacttgtccatgttttctgtccgtcttagtagcgtgtttacttgtaacgtttgaaaaaaaaaaaacaaggcacataggtaggctacgctgtgtgaggtcacaggtggcaagagcgctaaatgcgtaatgaaaaaacaacaaatttgtttcttttctaatttgtagatgttttgtttagtttagaTATAAGGCTAATTTTATGAGTGTTTTGCATGCTGAGTTGTGCACTAATTTTGGTTTTAATTACTTCTCTCTCTGTTACccaataaaactacaaaattatTGATTTGGTGGCCTCCCTGTATACCCAGCCATGTTTCAGTGTGATAATAATTGCATAGGTTGTGTAAGACAAGTCATGTTTCTCACCCTGACTGTCAAATTTCATCCAGGCAATGTCATCGCCCACACACTCAACTTTCCAGCCTGGCATTGTCGGCTTCATCATGGCCAGGTTGGTTTTTCCACAAGCACTGGGAAAAGCTGCTGCAATGTAGCGCTTCACTCCCTGAGGATTCGTAATTCCAAGAATCtagaagaaagagaaacagataTCTCTATCAATTTCATGTTTATAAATAATGCCATTTCCCTAGCTAATAGTATAGATGGATGAATAGTATAGATGAATAATTCAAGGTGCATGATTGTTACTTGAATTTCATACAGTAGACATTATGCAGTAAAAAGAAAAGATCCTGGGGCCTGATTTTTAAACAACAGGTTCCATGGAACCTACATTAAAATTTATGGAACCCCCcacccaaaaaaatatatataacgtgtataacatttttctttttttttaaagaatgtgagAATTACTGAATTAATGAATTTATGACCACATTTAAATCTGTTttgtcggggcctgggtagctcagtggtaaaatacgctggctaccacccctggagttcactagttcgctagtttgaatcccagggcctgctgagtgactccagccaggtctcctaagcaaccaaattggcccggtggctagggagggaagagtcacatggggtaacctcctcatggtcgctataatgtggttcgttctcgaaagggcgtgtggtgagttgagcgtggatgctgcggtggattgcgtgaagcctccacacgcgctatgtctccgtggcaacgcgctcaacaagccacgtgataagatgcacgggttgatggtcacagaggcaactgggattcatcctccgccacccggactgaggcaaatcactacgcgaccacgaggacttaaaagtgcactgggaattgggcatccaaattgggtgaaaaaaataataataatctgttttgtcatatttacattataaatgcatcatatatttagaatataaattataatattaatgtaCGCATAATTTTAAGATTATTTGTGTGCATTAATtgatttgggaaaaaaaaattgaGCATGGATGTCTTATTAATTGTTTGCAGGAACATTTAGGAAATTACTGAACATTCACATTTAGGACGATTCTACACAcgtctttataaatgaggcctCTGGATTGTTTCTGAGGTCCTTTACCAGCATGTGTTCAGCCAACCAGCCCTCATCTTTGGCAATACGAGAGGCAATACGAAGAGCAAAGCACTTCTTTCCGAGCAGTGAGTTTCCACCATAACCGCTTCCAAAGGACAGGATCTGTCTGGTGTCTGGGAGATGTGAGATCAATACTTTCTCTGGATTACAAGGCCAGCTGTTTACTAAAGGAGCTGAAAGGGAAGAGTAGAGGACAAGAGGGTAGTTGTATAGACAAGAAAGGCAAGAATATTAGCCAAATAAAACAATTTACTCAATGGATAATTTGGAGGAAATGGacctggaaattcatgctggtctaagggGATCTTTCCAGCAGGGTTGaagcattaattacatttaacattAATGTGAACTAGTTGAGCTACCTTTGAGTGGTAGAGGTCTGCCCACAGAGTGTTGGCAACGCACAAACTCTGCTCCCTCTGCCAGTTTCTCCAGGACTGGAGTTCCCATGCGTGTCATGATACCCATGCTAGCCACCACATATGGAGAATCTGTCACCTGAACACCAAACTTAGCAAGACTAGAGTTCACCGGGCCCATACTGAAGGGGATCACATACATTGTACGTCCTATGAGGGACagacagaaaaaatattttaacttttaaacacTTCAAATAGTTTTTATTCTATCTATGTTTTTGCAGACATTTTTAATCAAAGTGACTTACATTCAAGGTAAATTTTTAATCAGTTTGTCTGTTCCCTGGGAACTGAACCCATTACCATGGCGTTACCATTACCATGCTCTAAGTTACTGACATTTCTTGCTTACAGGACTGTAAAATTAACTTGTGGCTGTCTTAATACATACAATGCTGATTGAATACAACCAAGTCTTGAATATAGTCAAGTCAAGATAATCATTAAAAAACCAACACATTCTATATTCTACAACTgaccctttaatgcatacttgggtctttagtgacccagtacctcattccaccccctgtgccTCATACATTTTTTGGAGCCCATACCTCTTTAGTTTTCCTCAATCTTTGTCTTATGAATAGCgctatattaattttataactgcttaattaccaaaagtgtatagagtcattaaagacccgagatatgtaatCGTGTCGCTTTttttgtgcttccataaatcatattttcatgatttctatatctatataagtttactatcacaggatatatatttctttgtttattacaagacaaatgagtactatattcatacaaatgactactatatcacattgattttctgtgggacaatagtgaattatcagtattccatatgcatgtacacatacatattatacatgctatttcttactcaagggtggtgctgatgtttcagtgattgacttaatttacatttgacattgcttttTGTtgaagaagcaacgtggaagtaaactatagcaagtgtaacaaaTGAAcaatatgatatgactattgtcatttaaGTGTGCTTCTAAAATTCTGTTGTagcaagttgtgcatctatttagactcaaaaagtgcttgAGAAAATACACATGTGTAGCTTATGTATTATGTGTAACTCAAAAAGTGTTTGTCAGCCAGTTGCAactagatttagcgacttttcagacccctttagtgactttttttctaaaaagcacctagcgacaaatctagcgactttttggacaaaccttaTCTACTTTCCGTAGAAGAGTCGCCAGTATTGCCGCAGGAGTGCGAGGTCTTGCTTTCCCGCCGCAGGCACACCTCTCTGCATCTACTCTATTCAGTTAGTGGCAGACAGAGGAGCAGCACATTCAGTTGACCGCATGGCAGCTGACacagacgtgaatgagctgcgcatgtgcaaacagagTTGCCAAGGACCAATCAATAATCTGTATGGTTTGCTCCTCCACCGTtttaatttgaccattatttttcttgcttatcactcactgttacccagacgGAGGCTGTGCGAGagaaaaaataagacattctgACACTTCTAACTTTCTCTCCGAGTGATCgtttacatgtaaatatagccGAAATCACAGCACAGCCATTGTCTTTAACTTATGttataaaatcaggattttagcagtacagagcagcagcttggaaattgcttGGAAGTGACTACTTGTTAACATGTAGTCTCAATGGGTGGCATTTCAGTCACTATTTCATACTCGTTCCGTTGtctgacaacagaaacagaacaaatatttaaaagagaacagctttattgggaatttggctgtattaaaatacagtatgtgagcacagaaagtaggagagaagcaaacagatgtaaaaGGCTGACATAAGGCAGAATGCAAATACGACACGCTGATGTCATGAATATGCTAATTAACACATGACGTCATCTGGCTACATTTAGTGACTTTttgagcaggctttagctacttttcattgaaagtagttggcaacactggtgaAAGTATTggatcctgttctatatttgctgcatcatctctttgatatatgaaaaagtaaaactattgttttctaatagtcttgaaaatgtttgaaaattgtacattatttggccattttgtagatcgctaaagacccaaggtttgtaataatgtttggtgaaacacccatgcatttaagggttaattagAAGCAAATTATCTATAAAACCTACAATATCTTTTatcatattaaatacattttgcagTATTCAGTAGTTTCAgatagcacacacacacctgccATGCAGCCAGGAAAGCGATCCTCTCGGGCCTTCTGGAAGTCTCCTTCACTCATCCAGCTGCCCAGCTGGGACTTAGCGCCTCCAGTGGGGATGGGGATAGTGTCTCTCTGATTCttagtcacgatcactgtcttactcTCCACACGAGCCACATCTTTAGGGTCAGTTCGTGCCAGCCAGCTATACAAAGCAATCAACAATTATTAAAGATCAAAACAGATCTACATCAAGATTGGTACAATGTAAAATCATTCATGTTGTAATTAGTATTAGGTTAAATGGTTCCAATATGAAAAGACACTTTGAGAAATAGTgggaaaaacatactgtatgccaAACACACAAGATCAAGGACTTAGCAAAGAAGTGGCAAAACCAGCCCTGAAGCCATCAGTAGCGACTCACCAGTTTTCATATTTGGTGAGTTTTTTCACCATGCCATCTTTCTCCAGGTTGGCCAGGATATCTGCCGTCTCCCCTGGTGTGCCTGTGACCACGTGCACTTTAGCAGGTTTACACTCAGCCGCGGCCCCTGAAACAAACTCAGCCACAGATGGAGGTAGAGAGGGGATGGAGGCGAGGGACCGGGCCCCCACTGAAGCTGTACTGAAGGCATTTCGC
This genomic interval carries:
- the LOC127434301 gene encoding phosphoenolpyruvate carboxykinase, cytosolic [GTP]-like, with translation MSCLFLGVLRRRNAFSTASVGARSLASIPSLPPSVAEFVSGAAAECKPAKVHVVTGTPGETADILANLEKDGMVKKLTKYENCWLARTDPKDVARVESKTVIVTKNQRDTIPIPTGGAKSQLGSWMSEGDFQKAREDRFPGCMAGRTMYVIPFSMGPVNSSLAKFGVQVTDSPYVVASMGIMTRMGTPVLEKLAEGAEFVRCQHSVGRPLPLKAPLVNSWPCNPEKVLISHLPDTRQILSFGSGYGGNSLLGKKCFALRIASRIAKDEGWLAEHMLILGITNPQGVKRYIAAAFPSACGKTNLAMMKPTMPGWKVECVGDDIAWMKFDSQGKLRAINPENGFFGVAPGTSLKTNPHAMATISRNTVFTNVGETSDGGVWWEGLKPPAPGIKLTDWHGKSWKYGDSTLCAHPNSRFCAPAGQCPIIDPCWEGDEGVPIDAIIFGGRRPEGVPLVYESFNWRHGVFVGASMRSESTAAAEHKGKVIMHDPFAMRPFFGYNFGDYLAHWLSMETRKAPTQLPKIFHVNWFRKDPKTGSFLWPGFGENARVLEWIFKRCGRTSEDEAASKSIIGWIPQNGAIHTEGLDGNIDMGALFDLPKPFWQKETQELRTYFTQQVGADLPAQVEGELRALEERVRD